TTAGTTGTCGCTTCATGATTACAGAATGAAATTATAATCATCGGTCTTTTTGTTCTACAGTTCATGTTACTTTCGTTTTGCAAACTCCTCATTTCTTCACAAACGCAACATCCATGTCACGTGTGTTATAAAGTAATCGGGGTCATATATGCGTTTGACTTTAATTGTCGAAGCCATTGAAGCCTTTATTCGACACAGATCGACCgctgtcaaaacacaaacacgCGGTTCGTGGCCTGATCAATTAAGCCATCAATTAATATTGGTatgattgatataattacatCGGTTAATTCGTCGGGGTATTGGACGTCCAGGTCATTGAATGAAGTGTCAAAAGTCGCCCTGGCGTGTGAACAGGTAATTAACTGGCCTCAAGCTCTTACCTTTGCAGTCAGTAAAACACTACACAGTCGGCGGTATCTGGGGCTCACCACGGGATTAACAGAGTTTTGAATACGAAGATCGGCGgggcagatttttttttactatggcGCTACATGATTTTACTATGGCGGGTAGACATTTTACTATGGCGCTGCTCCATAGTAAAACAGCCCGTGGTGATCACTGAGGTATATACATCTGTAGTAGCTACTGTTTTAGAGGAAAAGCTTGACACCTTTTCTAAAAGTAGACAAAACTGTAATTGCTTTTCGACTACAACAATATAGCTAATTATATAccttattatataatatttagggtttaatacatgtatatacaggtgcatttgtaatacatacatgtacattgtgtgttTCAAAAAAGCAATACACAGCTGCTGTATAATGGAATTTAAGTTGACCCCATGACCCTTTGATCATTGTATGCTACCAATCATATATTCGCAAGAAAGGAATCCAAATCTAAATAAATCATTTGCTGTTATTCAAACCCCTAATTCCCTAATTTGATAGTGAAGTTCTAACAGGAAGGAGGGGATTTAAGATTTGAAGTGTAAGTTTAGTACAATTTACCTCGCTATCATACCTGCAGACTATTATGGATCGATCcctcatatacatgtagatcttCCTGTGCCATTATGTTGTATCTCAAGATGGTATATTTTTCGGGCAGCTAAAATATATTGTGTTCACTTTCTAAAGCTGAACACATGAACAAAGTTGAGAAATttgtaaaaaacattttttccccatgaaaacaattgtatgaaactataatttatatcatcaaaCTTCTTTTCTTTTCAATCAGGCTGTAACTAGTGATGAGGATAAGcaattttaaaaatgatatgtgtatttgatatttcagttgtgctcaattttaataaattaattcaCCACAATGGCCAAAGGTCTTCGTTGCAAGTTCCGAAAGAGGATGAGGAATGTGAAAAGAGAAAAATACGGAAAGAAAGAGCTTGAAAGATTGAAGACAATGATTGAGACAAAAGGTGGACAAGATCAGGAAATAAAAGAGATCTACAAAGGTAAGCATGCGACTTTGATTTTAACTttttacatacaaatgaaatGTTGGAATTTTATGTTGGTATTGAATGCTTGACAagctgaaaaaaaatgtgtgtttggTTTTCAGTAAAAACCGAAACAGAGCTGAAGGCAGAAATGGAAAAGAAGTCGGGTAAATATATTTAGTGCAGTTATGATCGTTTTCAGGAGAGCAGTTATGTTTACTGTACCTACATAAGTGAGAACTAGCTGCTTCTTTGGTTCTTAACAGGTGGAGGTCAAAGGTTCTTTGTGAGGATAATATATCTGTCATTGTAGGAAAGGTTGACATATGTGGATAGACAAATCATATTTTCCATTCTAAGTTTATGATTCAGTACACTTtataaaattacaatatttagCAGGGTACAGAGtatttttacagagttatgccccttgtCTGCAATGTTTTGTTGAGTGtattaaggggcatctaaacagcaaatccagccaaaccagttgatattttacaaggctatacatccctactagggtgttatttaatagaaataacttgataaaattttgatatgtatcatgtcaaactgtgggccttgctgttgacattcaatttgttcagtagttcgtaaatttcaacaaaacatgagaaaaatgcatgtttcagggggacataattaactcatttgtatctcatttattgtgcaaaacagtcatgtcgttttgctcacaagggtctaaagcacaaactaggagcattggtttgactagattgTGAATAAGATcacacaattatggcatataagaaggtatttcaaacgtcaaaaatgctcatattatctattatagagaactctagacatggcaggaagactgtttttaggaaaaaatgttcatccgttgagtttggggtaaaagatatatatttctgaaaaaggcccaaaactcaccagtttgacaatttgtcttaaaaatgg
Above is a window of Pecten maximus chromosome 7, xPecMax1.1, whole genome shotgun sequence DNA encoding:
- the LOC117331782 gene encoding 18 kDa learning-associated protein of slug-like, with amino-acid sequence MAKGLRCKFRKRMRNVKREKYGKKELERLKTMIETKGGQDQEIKEIYKVKTETELKAEMEKKSEETMEHSGKTFHPVTLKDEDGNYPAWMNQRAIRRHKTQLKKSGRVKSKTKGKGKNGKK